The following coding sequences are from one Triticum aestivum cultivar Chinese Spring chromosome 5A, IWGSC CS RefSeq v2.1, whole genome shotgun sequence window:
- the LOC123101958 gene encoding BEL1-like homeodomain protein 7, translated as MATYYSSPGSERESQDMYSRDPGGASYPMSSALGNLLYLNNPSSGPYTEFSGILQTQQNFMEMPGHGHHSAMSQDSSARESQDMLASHHGQRSFGHVKDMKNEMLMHMMDGAQSGGAELIHDDPHNGAQFEFGVLNNHDSSDVPVGQGQGQGQGLSLSLNTQILAPSLPYWSIKPDMLTPNSYQESLRIDDIRMKNMQSEASRAIRHSRYLKAAQEVLDEVVNVWKNIKQKAQKEQAEPGKADGKETDGGPKSEGASQESGANAAPELSTAEKQELQNKMAKLMAMLDEVDRKYKHYYHQMQNVVASFDMVAGPGSAKPYTAVALQTISRHFRCLKDAINDQINVIRKKLGEEENSSSKEGKLTRLRYIDQQLRQQRAFQQYGMIPQNAWRPQRGLPENSVTVLRAWLFEHFLHPYPKDSEKLMLARQTGLTRSQISNWFINARVRLWKPMIEDMYKEETGDLEQDSNSSSDNVSRSKNKVASSEENEDLKNARARVCETSQLSESRASMGTMNVGGAPVSFQNEANPDDSFMNLMMKDQRSGEADGGLLLHNAVAQHSDENARFMAYHLAELGRYGNGNVSLTLGLQHSGSGLSVPNAQANFPGVSDDDIYNAGAPLGVSIASSDYESLNQMDQRQRFEQSPLLHDFVA; from the exons ATGGCTACTTACTACTCGAGCCCTGGCAGCGAAAGAGAGTCGCAAGACATGTACTCAAGAGACCCGGGTGGTGCATCCTATCCGATGTCGTCTGCTCTGGGCAACTTGCTCTATCTCAACAATCCATCTTCTGGGCCATACACTGAGTTCAGCGGCATTCTGCAGACTCAGCAGAATTTCATGGAGATGCCTGGCCATGGCCATCATTCTGCAATGTCCCAGGACTCATCGGCAAGGGAGTCGCAGGACATGCTTGCTTCCCACCATGGGCAACGCTCGTTTGGTCATGTGAAAGATATGAAGAATGAGATGTTGATGCATATGATGGATGGGGCACAGAGTGGTGGTGCTGAACTCATCCACGATGATCCCCACAATGGTGCACAGTTCGAGTTTGGTGTCCTGAACAACCATGACTCGTCGGATGTTCCGGTAGGgcaaggccaaggccaaggccaagggctGTCTCTGAGCCTCAACACACAAATCCTCGCGCCGTCCTTGCCATACTGGTCTATCAAACCAGACATGTTGACGCCAAACTCTTACCAGGAAAGCCTTAGAATAGACGACATCCGGATGAAGAACATGCAGTCTGAGGCCTCTCGTGCGATCCGGCACTCGAGGTATCTCAAGGCAGCTCAAGAAGTGCTAGATGAAGTTGTGAATGTTTGGAAGAACATCAAACAGAAAGCTCAGAAAGAGCAAGCTGAACCTGgtaaagcagatggcaaagagaccgaTGGAGGGCCAAAAAGCGAGGGCGCATCGCAAGAATCCGGCGCAAATGCAGCACCTGAGCTGTCCACTGCTGAGAAGCAAGAGCTTCAGAACAAGATGGCCAAACTGATGGCAATGTTGGATGAG GTGGACCGGAAATACAAGCACTATTACCACCAAATGCAAAATGTGGTTGCATCTTTTGACATGGTGGCTGGGCCCGGATCTGCCAAGCCTTACACGGCAGTTGCTCTGCAGACAATCTCACGACATTTCCGGTGCTTGAAGGACGCTATCAATGATCAGATCAATGTTATCAGGAAGAAGCTCGGCGAGGAAGAAAATTCGTCTAGCAAGGAAGGCAAATTGACCCGTCTTCGGTACATTGATCAGCAGCTAAGGCAACAGCGTGCTTTCCAACAGTACGGTATGATTCCTCAGAATGCCTGGAGACCGCAGAGGGGACTGCCTGAAAACTCGGTTACAGTTCTTCGTGCTTGGCTCTTCGAACACTTCCTTCACCC GTATCCAAAAGATTCTGAAAAGTTAATGCTTGCAAGGCAGACTGGCTTGACAAGGAGTCAG ATTTCGAATTGGTTCATAAACGCTCGTGTCCGCCTTTGGAAACCAATGATTGAAGACATGTACAAAGAAGAGACCGGTGATCTGGAGCAAGACTCCAACTCTTCCTCTGACAATGTGTCGAGAAGCAAGAACAAAGTGGCATCTTCAGAAgagaatgaagatctgaagaacGCCAGGGCTCGGGTTTGCGAGACCAGCCAGCTAAGCGAGTCGAGAGCCAGCATGGGAACTATGAATGTTGGCGGGGCACCTGTTAGCTTCCAGAACGAGGCCAACCCTGATGACAGTTTCATGAACCTGATGATGAAGGATCAGCGATCCGGTGAGGCGGATGGAGGCCTCCTCCTCCACAACGCCGTCGCGCAGCACTCGGACGAGAACGCGCGGTTCATGGCTTACCACTTGGCAGAACTTGGGAGGTACGGAAACGGCAACGTATCGCTAACGCTGGGCCTACAGCATTCTGGCAGCGGTCTCTCGGTTCCGAATGCCCAAGCAAACTTTCCCGGTGTCAGTGACGATGACATCTACAATGCCGGTGCTCCTCTCGGTGTTAGCATTGCATCTTCGGACTACGAATCTTTGAACCAGATGGATCAGCGGCAACGCTTCGAGCAATCGCCTCTTTTGCATGATTTTGTGGCCTGA